The Ignavibacteriales bacterium DNA segment AGCGTTAAAAAACAGCCTCAAAAAGATACTATTTACAAAACCTCGGAGGTTTTATACTCACCTGCGTAAGGTGAATGAGTAATAAGAATTTGTTTTCAAGTTACATTTCTACGATTAGATTTAGACCGATAAATTGTATTAAATTACTGTAAAGTATTTTAAAAGAATTTTAATAGCGCGGGGATTTATGCTGCTATCTCAAATATTTTCGCTCTCGTTACAATCATTAAAAAGTAACAAACTCAGAACTATGCTCACCATTCTTGGTGTTGTTGTAGGAATATTTTCAATCATTGTAATAATGACTATCATTACAATGCTTCAAAATAGTATCGAAAGTGGAATATCATTTCTGAGTAAAAACACTTTTCAAATCCAAAAATTTCCAGCAATTAATACCGGCGGTCATGAAGAATGGAAAAAGTTTCGCAACCGTGAAGATATTACACTTGAGGATTATTATCGCTTCGAGGAGATGATGACACAAGCTAAATATACTGCAGCGCAATTAACCGCAGGTGGGAAGGTAATCAAATTTAGAAATCTGGAAACGAATCCCAATAGCTTCATCGTAGGGATCACTGAAGGCGGGATGAAAACTAACAATGTTACACTAGATCATGGAAGGGAAATCAGGAAAACTGATATTGATTTTTCTAACAATGTTTGTCTGCTTGGTCAGGATATCAGAGAGAAACTTTTCCCAAACATTGATCCAGTCGGTTTAAACATTAAAGTTGACAACAAACCTTTGCAAGTGATTGGCTTAATGGAAAAGATGCCCGAATTCTTTGGGCAAAGCATGGACAATTACATTGTTATTCCCATCAGTACCTTTGAATCAATGTATGGTAAAACAGGAAGAAGTGTTGAGATTACAGTTATGTCTTATGGTAAGCAGGATTACAATGCCGCAATAGAGACAGCAATTGGTTATATGCGAACGATTCGGAAAGTTCCTCCGGGAGAGGAAAACGATTTTGATATTTTTAGTAACGAGTCTTTGATTGGACAAATAAACGGAATCACTGAAGGCATACGAATAGGTGCGATGGTTATTTCCATAATTGCACTGCTTGCTGCAGGGGTGGGGATTATGAATATCATGCTTGTCTCGGTCACAGAACGCACAAGAGAAATCGGTATAAGAAAAGCGGTCGGTGCAAAACGTTCGAATATCCTAGTTCAGTTTTTGATTGAAGCTATTATTTTATGCTTGATAGGTGGATTTATCGGAATACTTCTCGGGGTAGGTGTAGGAAATCTCGCCGGTAGTTTTTTGAATGCTGAAGCCGCAATCCCGCTTGATTGGGTATTTATCGGGCTCACACTTTGTGTGCTTGTCGGAATCGTATTCGGAACTTATCCTGCTTACAAAGCAGCCAACCTAGACCCGATTGAAGCGTTGAGGTATGAATAATTATTAATTTAGTTTAATAATTACATACTATGTTTAAACATTAGACTTGATAAATGAACTTCATCAAAGTAGATTAGTCCGTTAAAAAATATTAATCATCTTTTGAAGTTTATTACTAAACATTTCGTTTTACTATTTTTTTTATTGGCTGCTTCTAATTCTGTTTGGAGCCAACAAAAATATTTCTCATCTTTTGTGCAAGACACAATTCCAATCAATTTTGATAATAAATATTTTATTTCCAAAGTCAATATTATCCCTCAAACTGAAAGAATAATTTTACGCGGGGAAATTCTTTCTCCTCAAGATTATTCTTTTCAATATGCGAAAGGATTTTTTCAATTATCAGACTCGCTGCCTTATTCAATTTTTGACACTCTCATCGTTGCATATCAAACAATAAAAATTTCTCTTCAAAAAAAATATAAACGTAGAAGTTTGATTCTGCGCCTTGATGAAGCAACCGGCGATAGTCTTCTCATCAGCAAATCGGAATCGGGTATTTTTAGTACCGAATCAATTTTTGGAAGCAGCATGGAAAAAAGCGGAACAATCGTTCGCGGTTTTACTGTTGGGACGACAAAAGATTTCACACTGAACAGCGGCTTGCGGCTTCAGCTTGCAGGCAAGTTATCCGATGACATTGAAATTGTTGCAGCACTTACAGATGAAAACACCCCCATTCAACCAGAAGGGAATACAGAACGGCTTGAAGAACTTGATAAAGTCTTTATTCAAATAAAACATAAAAATGCAATCGGCACTTTTGGCGATTATGAACTCAATAAAAAGTTTGGTGAATTCGGTGTTATCAATAGAAAACTGCAGGGGCTGATAGGGGAGTTTTTCTATGAAGGTCAGAAAGGATATCTTGGTATTGCAAGTTCTAAAGGAAAGTTTAATTCAAATAATCTTTTTGGGATTGATGGAGTACAAGGACCTTACCGACTAAGCGGAATAAACAGCGAACCGGACATTATCATTATTGCCGGAAGTGAACGTGTTTATCTTGATGGAATTGAATTGGTGCGAGGGGAGGGGAATGATTACACAATTGATTACTCGAATGCTTCAGTTACATTTACTCCGAAAAAATTAATTACTTCAGCAAGCCGAATAAATATTGATTTTGAATATACAGATAGACGATATGCGCGAAATGTTTTCGGAGCCGGCGCAGAAGGTTTGCTGTTTGAAGAGAAAATGAGTATAAAATTTCAGTACTTACGCGAAGGCGATGATCAGGATGCTCCAATTGATATTATTCTTTCCGATTCAGATAAAGAAAATTTAAAGATTGCAGGAGATGATAGAAATAAAGCTGTGAAATCAGGTGTGTCATTTGCAGCTCCGGATTCGCTCGGAAATATTCACGGAACTTATTTTAAAGTTGATACATTAATTTCCAGTCAAAACTTTTCGTATTATGTTTATTTACCGGGGGATTCAGCTTCGATTTATAATGTGTCGTTTAGTTTTGTCGGAGAGGGTAAAGGTGACTACATTCGCGAAACACTCGGCAACTATCGATTTGTTGGAATTGGATTGGGAACTTATCTGCCAATTTCTTTTTACCTTTGCCAGAGTTAAAACAAATTGCAAATCTTGTACTTGATATAACGCCGTGGAAGGATGTTTCGCTTAGCTTTGAATATGCTGGAAGTTTATGGGACAAAAATCGTTTATCTGATTTGGACAAAGGCGATGATTACGGATATGCGAGAAATATTTTTCTCAAAATTAATCCTCAGGAAATAAATGTTGGTTCAATTAGCCTTGGCAAAGCCGGGGTTACGTATAAAGATAGATTTGTTTTAAGCAGGTTTACTTCGCCGGATAGATTTAACGAAGTTGAGTTTAATCGTAATTATAATTTATCTTCTTTGACAGAACCACAAAATGAGTCATTACGTGAACTTAGTTTGCAATTAATTCCCATCGAACAACTTTTCATAAATACTTCAATAGGAATCTTAAAACAAGGGGATGTTTTTAGCTCAGATCGTTATAATAATATTTTAAAATTTACAGATAATACTTTCTATAATGTTGATTATAATTTTGATTATGTAAAAAGTAAATCAGAGTTACTCACAAGCAAATGGCTGCGTCAAAAGGGAAATGCTTACTATACTCTCTGGCAGATAAAGCCAGGGGTAGAATTTCTTTCTGAAAATAAAAATGATAATTTCATTTCAAACGATTCTTTGTCTTCTTCCAGTCTAAAATATTACGAGTTAAATCCATACCTGCAACTAATCGAGTATGAAGGACTAAAACTTTCTGCTAAATATTCCATGAGGAAAGATTACTTTCCAATTGAAGGGGAGCTTGTAAAAGAGTCTGATTCTCGTGCACAGTTTTACGAAATGAGTTACAATGGAATTCGTGAAGTCAATTCATTATTTTCATTTACGTATCGAAAAAAACAATACACCGATGAATTCAAACTAAAAGGTTTGTTGGATAACGAGACAATCCTCATCAGAACACAAAATAAATTAATCCCGGTAGAAAAAATTTTAAACGGCGATTTATTTTATGAAGTATCAACACAAAAATCTGCAAAGATAGAAAGAGTTTTTGTACGTGTTGAGAAGGGAACAGGCAGTTATCGTTATCTTGGAGATATTAACAACAATGGAATCGCAGATGAAAATGAATTTGAACCGACACTCTTTGATGGCGAATATATTTTAGTAAATATTCCTACTGATGAATTGTTCCCGGTGATCAATCTGAAAACCAGTACAAGGTGGAAATTAAATTTTGCAGATATGTTTAATGATCAGTCGCTTGCGGGAAAATTATTTTCTCCACTTTCAACAGAAAGTTATAGGCGTGTTGAAGAGAACACAACAGAAGAGGACTATAAAAAGATTTATCTTCTTAATTTTTCTGCTTTTCAAAATGAGGAAAAAACTATAACCGGCAGCAATCTCTTTCAGCAGGATATTTTTCTATTTGAAAACAAGCAGGACTTTTCACTTCGTTTCAGATACGCAGAAAAGAATACTCTGAATCAGTTTAGCGGGGGAGTGGAAAGAGCATACAACCGTGAAAGAAGTTTGCGTATCACTTTTAAAATGATAGAAGAAGTTAGCAACCAAACTGAAATCAGTACAATAAATGATAATGTCCGCGCTCCCGAATCATCAAACCGAAAAAGATTAGTGATCAATAATAGCGTATCCTCTGATTTCTCTTATCGTCCCGAAAGAAATATCGAGATCGGTTTCAAATTAAAGATTGGTCGCAGCGAAGATGATCTGCCAACAGATCCTACTATCATTGATTTAAATTCACAACTGATCAGGCTAAACATTTCTTTTTCGGGACTCGGAAGATTGCGTGTGGAAATTCAACGCGATGAGCTAAACGCAAACACCTCAGAAAATTTTATACCATTTGAATTAACAGGCGGCAATGCACTTGGGAAAAATTACTTTTGGCGGCTAAATTTCGATTACAGAATTTCCACGTATCTCCAATCAACAATTAGTTATGATGGCAGAGTGCAAGGTGGAGGTAAAGTTCTTCATACCGCACGAGCAGAAGTGCGTGCTTATTTTTAATTAATATTGGTCTAATTTACATTCGTGTTAATTTGTGAAATTAGTGGCAGCATTTTGTCTATTAAATTGGAATCTAATTGTGAAAATAATCTCTAACCTGATCGAAGCACATATTTTCAGAATGATTGAAAATAAAATTGAATTTCTTTTGTTGAAAAGGTCGGATAAGGAAATTTATCCCGGCTTGTGGCAAATGGTTTCAGGAAGAATTAAAAGGAGTGAGAAAGCTTTTCAAACTGCTTTACGTGAAATTCAGGAAGAAACAAATCTAAAACCGAAAAAGTTTTGGGTCGTTCCAAACATCAATTCTTTTTATTTGCCGGAAAAAGATTTGATAACATTTTTGCCTGTATTTTTAGTGCAAGTTGATAGTCATTCAGAAGTAATTTTAAGCGATGAGCATTCTACTTATCGGTGGGTAAGTGCGCAAGAAGCGAAAAAACTTTTAGCCTGGAGTGGACAAAAAAAATCTGTTGATATAATTATCGAATATCTCACGAAAAGAAAATCTTATCTTAACTTTGTAGAGATTAAAATTTAATTCTTTCATTTCACTATTTTTCTTTATCATAAAAAACGGAGTTTAATTTGGGATTATTAGTAGTAGGTTCACTAGGTTTAGATACGGTATCCACACCATTCGATAAAGTCGAGAATGCACTTGGCGGATCGGCAACATACATATCGCTTGCTGCAAGTTATTTTGGAGGACCAGTGCGGCTCGTTGGAATTGTTGGAAGTGATTTCCCTGAACAATACATTCATACTTTGGAGGATCACAATATTGATCTTGAAGGTTTGCAAATAGTGGATGGGGGAAAAACTTTTCGTTGGTCCGGCAAATATCATTATGATTTGAATGTGCGTGATACTTTGTTAACAGAATTAAATGTGTTCGAGAAATTCAACCCCATAATTCCTGAAAAAGCGCGCAAAGCAAAATTTATTTGTCTTGGAAACATAGATCCCGAACTTCAAATAAAAGTACTCGATCAAATGGATGATCCTTACTTCGTTGTTTGTGATACTATGAATTATTGGATTGAAGGAAAGAAAGATGAGCTACTTAGATTATTGCCGAGAGTTAATGTGCTCATCATTAATGATTCTGAAGCAAGATTGCTTGCTCATGAACCAAACCTTATTAAAGCTTCGCGAGAAATCCGTAAACTAGGTCCGGAAATTCTCATCATAAAAAAAGGAGAGCATGGTGCTCTACTCTTTACCGAGGATATTGTTTTTTCAGCACCTGCATATCCAATGGAAATGATTTATGATCCGACAGGGGCTGGGGATTCTTTTGCCGGAGGATTTATCGGGTATTTATTTAAATCTAGTGATATCACACCTGATAACTTAAAATGCGCTGTAGTTTATGGAAGTGCAATGGCTTCTTTCTGCGTTGAAAAATTCAGCACGAAAGGATTGGAACAACTATCATATTTGATGATTAAAGATAGGTACCGTGAATTTTTAGACTTATCAAGATTCGATGAAAAATAAAGATTACTTTTCTTTTAAATTTGAAAACGACCAACTCGTTTTTATAGATCAAACTAAACTTCCATTTCAAGAAGTTTATGAAACAACAGATCAGTACGAGAGAATAGCAAGTGCAATTGAACGACTCGAAATAAGAGGCGCGCCTGCAATTGGAATTACTGCAGGTTATGCTTTGGCACTATCTGTAAAAAATACTCCTAAAAATCTTATTCAAAATAAATTCAGTGATGCACTTGCAAGGCTTAAGCGTACCAGACCAACGGCAGTAAATCTATTTATAGTTTTAAACGAAGTAGAAAATTATTTCATCCAAAATTCTTCTGACCCGAATATCTTCTATAAATTATTAAAATTTGTTGAGGCTATCCACAAAGAAGATATTTCTTTTTGTGATCGCATTGCACGCAATGGGTTAAATATTTTCGCCAAAAAATCCAACGTACTTACTCATTGTAACACAGGGAAATTAGCTGCCGGCGGTGATGGAACAGCGTTCAATATAATTAAATTTGCACATCAAAATGATCTGATTTTTCACGTGTATGCTGATGAAACACGACCGTTGCTGCAAGGCTCGAGGCTTACTGCATTTGAACTTTATAATTCTGAAATTCCATTTTCAATCCTTACAGATTCTTCTGCTGCTTTTTTAATGGCGCAAAATAAAGTTGATTTAGTAATCACCGGCGCTGATAGAATTGCCCTGAACGGCGACGCTGCTAATAAAATCGGGACGTATAATCTTGCTGTGCTCTGCAACTATCATAATATTCCATTTTACATTGCGGCACCGTCATCAACAATAGACAGGCACATTCCAGCTGGAAATGAAATTGAGATTGAGTATCGGAGTAAAAAAGAAATACTTGAATTTAACGGGATTCCAGTTTGCCCTGCCGAAATTGATGCATTCAATCCGGCTTTTGATATCACTCCATCACATTTGATTTCTGGAATTATTACGGAGGAGGGTGTATTCACTTTTCCGTATAATTTTATCCAATGAGTGAGATAGTAAAAACTGAAGCCATAGTATTAGGTAAGATGGATTTTAGTGATACAAGTATAATCACCAATTTATTTACCAGAGATTTTGGAAAATTTTCTCTAATATTAAAAGGCGGGAGAAATCCCAAGAATAGAATAGGACCTCTGATTGACATTCCAAATTACCTGAACATAGTTTTTTATAAAAAAGAAAACAGAGAGCTACAATTATTAAGCAACGCTGATTCAATCAACCATTTTCCGGGAATTAAAAACGATTATGATAAAATTATTTATGCATTTGCCGTCGTCGAAATAATTAAAAAATTAATTCCGGATAATGAGCTTCACAATAAATTATTTAATGGCGTTGTTCGAATCCTTACTCTGCTAAATTCATCAGACGAGGCAGTTGAAATTTTGTTCTCAAGATTTTTTTTGTTCTTTTTGGAAGAAATCGGTTTTCAGGTTCAATTGAATGAATGCAGTATTTGCGGAAAGAATCAACTGCATAACCAATTGCTCGGATTCAATTTTAACTCAGGCATTATTTGCGAGGATTGCAAAATCAATTATAAAAATTCCTATCAGATTGATGCGGAACTTTTCAAGTATCTGCACTGTCTAAAGTTCAGTAAAAAAACGGAATCTCTGAAAATTGATACCGCTAATAAAGCAATTGAATTTATGGAAAAATATTTAAAATTTCATATACCTGATTTTCAAGGAATTCAATCACTAAAAAATAATTTAAGGAGTGTTTAACGATTAAATTTGTACTATGTTTAATTAACTGATAATCGTTATTAAAGAAAAGGTAAAAAATGAAATCAAAAAAAATGTTTGGTGCAGCAGCACTAATTGCAATTGGTATTATATTCGGCGCATTGCTTATCACTGGTTTTGGATGGATTCGCCCCGGACTTTCAGATATAATTCTGGGCGCGGCACATCCGCCTGTAAATCTTGACGCAGATGCTACGGCTTTCAGTAAAGCATTTATTGAAGTAGCTGATAAAGTGACCCCCACCATAGTGCAGATAAATGTTGTATCGGAAACAAAAGATAATCCTCACGAAAATTTCTTCTTTTTTCCATTTAACGAAGTTCCCCCGGAACAGCGAGGTTCGGGAAGCGGGATAATTATCTCCACGGATGGATATATCCTTACCAATAACCACGTCGTCGAAAATGCAAAGCAAGTTTCTGTAGGACTTTTCGATAAAAGAACTTTTGACGCAACTGTAGTCGGAACTGATCCACTAACTGATCTTGCAGTGATTAAAATAGATGTTGAAAATTTACCTGCTGCTTATCTTGGTGATTCAGACAATCTAAAAGTGGGTCAATGGGTTATGGCGATTGGTAATCCGTTATCTTTATCTTCAACTGTTACGGCTGGAATTGTCAGCGCAATAGGCAGGGGGCAATTGGGATTAATAAAAGATAGTTATGGTGTCGAAAATTTTATTCAGACAGATGCTGCAATAAATCCCGGCAACAGCGGAGGAGCTTTAGTTGATCTTTCCGGCTCTGTAGTTGGAATAAATTCAGCAATTGCTGCCGGCAATACCGGAACGTACATTGGGTATGGATTTGCTATTCCAATCAACCTCGCAAAAAGTGTAGCGAAGGATTTAATTGCAAACGGAAAAGTCAATCGTGGATATATTGGAGTAAACATTGGCGAAGTTGATAATGCAATTGCTAAATCACTTGGAATGGATAAGCCTCGTGGAATTATTGTGCAAGGAATTGTTCCCGGTGGTGCTGCAGAAAATTCTGATGTTAAAGCCGGCGATGTTATACTTAAGATAGATGGAAGAGATGTTAACCAACCAAATGAATTACAAAGTTATGTGGCTTCAAAATCGGCTGGCTCTACAGTTACGCTTACAATTTTTAGAGACGGAAAAGAGCTTGATAAAAAAGTAATTCTTAAATCACGCGACAATGATACCAAGATCGAACCTGTGACTGATAAATCAAAAAATGATCCGAAGAATGAATCTAATTCTTCAACAATAAATTTTGAGGAGTTAGGGTTAGTCACCAAAAATCTTTCTAGTAAAGAAAAGACAGAATACAACCTTGACGAAGGTGTACTTATTGCTGATGTAAAACCTTTCTCTAAAGCTGAAGATCAAAAATTATTTAAAGGATTGGTAATCGTAGAAGCAGATAAGCAGACGATAAATTCTGTTGATGATCTTCAAAATGTAATTGAAAATAAAAAAGGCAAGGCAATTTTATTAAAAGTACTGGATTCAAAAGGTAATGCCCGATATGTTGGATTGGAAATTCCTAAATAAAATCAGATCGAATTAATATTTCTAACAGTAACGCCCGAATATTCGGGCGTTTTTTTTATCTTTACCTAAAACTTATAAAAAATATGATACGATTTTTAACAGCGGGCGAATCTCACGGAAAAGCATTAACCACTATCGTGGAAGGCTTTCCTTCTAATATGATTGTTGAGAAATCAATAATTGATTTTCAACTGCAGAGGCGGCAAGCGGGTTACGGCCGAGGACTGAGAATGAAAATCGAAACTGACTCGGTGGAAATTCTATCTGGCGTTAGGAATAAAAAATCTCTCGGATCTCCTATCTCATTTTTAATAAAAAATTATGATTGGGAAAATTGGAAGGAGCAGATGTCGCCCTACAATGAAAATATCAGCGAAAAAATTTCGCTTCCAAGACCGGGTCATGCAGATTTAGTTGGAACTCAAAAATATAATTCTGATGACATCAGAAATTCCATTGAACGGTCCAGTGCAAGAGAAACGGCTGCGCGCGTTGCAGCAGGATCTGTAGCAAGAATATTTCTAAATCACTTCGGTATTTCAGTTGGAAGCTATGTTGAAAGTATTGGGGGCATTTATTCGCATAAAAGTTTCTATCAAAAACTTCTACAAAATAATTTAATAGAAGATTTTATTGCTTCAGGATTGTCAGATATTGCTGATAAAAGTCCGGTCAGAGTTTTAGAAAAATCCCAGGAAAATCAAATCATTTCAAAAATAAAATTAGCTAAAAAAAAGGGCGACACTCTTGGCGGCAATTTTATTGTTGTTGCCAGCGGACTTCCTGCCGGGCTTGGGAGTTTTGTTCATTATGACAGGAAAATGGATGCTGCTATTGCTCATTCTATTATGTCTATCAATGCTGTTAAGGCTGTTTCAATAGGCAGTGGTTTTTTATCTGCTGATAAATATGGTTCAGAATCTCATGATGAAATTATACTTGCTGATAAATCTTTTACAAGAAGGACAAATAATGCCGGCGGAATTGAAGGGGGCGTTTCGACAGGGTTACCAATAATTGTTCGTGCGGCAATGAAACCTATTGCAACTTTAATGACTCCGATTCAAAGCATTGATCTTAAAAATATGAAGCCTGCGGACGCACGACGTGAGCGAAGTGATTTTGTAGCTGTTCCGGCTTGCTCGGTAATTGCTGAAGCGATGCTTGCTTGGACATTAGCGGATTATTTTCTCCAAAAATTTGGCGGTGATTCCATCGAAGAAACGTCTGACAATTATCAAAATTATTTAAGCAAGAATTTTATTAGAGTTAAAAAAAATTTTTCGATTGAATAAAAATGATTCAAATTCAAAAGTTTATTTTTAATTCCTTTGGTGAAAATACTTATCTTGTTTGGGAGGAGACTTCTAAAGAAAGTATTATTATTGATCCAGGCTGTTTTTTAGATACCGAAAAGAAAAGACTTTCTGATTTTATTAGCTTAAATGATCTTTCAATCAAATACATGATTTTAACTCACGCGCACATTGATCATATTCTTGGATGCAATTACGTCAAAAAAAACTATTCTGCAGAATTTTATATGCCTGAAGGTGAATTACCACTTCTGACTCATGCAGAAAAACAAGCAGAGATGTTCGACCTGAATATTGAGACACCCCCTTTACCCGATCATTTTTTGAATGAAGAATTAGTACTGTTAATCGGAGATTGCAAGCTAGTTTTTTATCAACTCCCGGTCATACGCCTGATGAATATTGTATTTATTTTGACACGGAAAAAATCTGTTTTACCGGAGACGCTCTTTTTCAGAACAGCATTGGCAGAACCGACTTATGGGGTGGAGATTATATTCTATTGATGGAGTCAATCAAAAATAAATTAATGAATTTATCAGACGAAATAAAAATATATCCCGGACATGGTAATGAAAGTACAATTGGCTTTGAGAGAGTCGACAATCCGTTTCTAAATAATTAATGTTGTGCTGTTTGTTAAAAATGTTCAATATATTCATTTAGAAAATTGAAGATTTAATACGACGATGAATAGAAAAAAATATTTTCTAATAAAGAATTACTCACCACTTATTATTTCGTTAATACTTTGGATAATTTTATTTGAGTTTATCATCCCGACAAATTATTTCGTACCCAAACCGTCAGTAGTTCTCGAATCGTTCGCTTCCCTTTGGAATGATTATAATATTCTTCCTAACCTTTTCTCAACTTTCGGATGTATATATTTATCACTTTTAATCGCATTAATATCCCAGAATTTTTTATCTAACAAAGTTGTGCATAAAAAGTTTTCTAAATATCTGATTAAAAAACGAAATAAAAGTCGTTTGTTTTTTTTGATATTTTCGTTTTTAATTCTCTCTGCTATTTGGTTTTCGGATTTTTACTTTTTGAAGATAATTTTTGCTTCTGTTATTTCGACATTTACCTTAACGATCAAAAACATAAGGGGGATGGATAGAGTTCATCCTAATTTTATTGATTCAATGAAATCACTTGGATTTCCAAATGATGTGATACAAAATAAAATTATTTCAAAACTCGTAAGACCTTCTTTGCTTAATTATTTAAAGAATTATCAATTTGTCTTGTGGACGATAATAACAATTTATGAAGTATTTATTGATAGAGAAGGCATAGGCTTCATGTTAAAAAAAATTGTTGAATACCGGGATTTATCTGCTGCCATTGCTCTTCTGGCGATATTAGGTTTTATTTTATTACTGGTTAATAGGATCCATATTGCCATAACTAAGAATTTCAACTATGAGAACGATCATGAATGAATTCTCTCAACTGAAAATAAACGGATTGGATTATTCATTACCTGTAAGCACCGGTGTTACAAAATTACTTCTTGAGAATATTAACATTGATATTAAATCACAGGGTCAGCAGAACACTTTTACTTCCATCATTGCACCCCATGATTCAGGCAAATCAACTCTGCTGAAAATTGTTTGTGGATTAATTCCACCCACCAAGGGTCAAATAACATTTTTCCCTGATTCAAAGATTTCACCAATAACCAAAGTAGTCTTGATAAATGAATATAAGAATTACTTGCCCTGGCTTTCAGTGAGAAAGAATATTGAATTCACATTAGAACATAGCCGTTATGATGGGAAAAAGAATAACTCTGAAATACAAAACATAATTGACCTTGTTGGCTTAAATGGCTATGAAGATCACGTTCCAAGCAGTAAAAGTAAAGGTTTTATTTTTAGAATAGCAGTAGCAAATGCTTTAATCACAAATCCTGATTTTATATTATTAGATGAACCGTTCAGAAATTTTACAAGTTTATCGCGTTCAGAAGCATATCAAGTCCTTCACAATATTAAATCTAACACAAGGGTAAATTTTATTTTATCAACCACAAATATTTTAGAAGCAATTTATTTTTCGGATATAGTTTACATGATGCAAAAAAATCCGGGTTTAATATTTGACTCAATAAAAATTGATAGATCAAAAATTTCGGCAAAGTTCGATATTAATGATTACACAAGAGAAATTATTACGGAAATTCAAAATAGATTTGCTGCAAAAAAGAATCTTGGAATCATAAACTTT contains these protein-coding regions:
- a CDS encoding ABC transporter permease, whose protein sequence is MLLSQIFSLSLQSLKSNKLRTMLTILGVVVGIFSIIVIMTIITMLQNSIESGISFLSKNTFQIQKFPAINTGGHEEWKKFRNREDITLEDYYRFEEMMTQAKYTAAQLTAGGKVIKFRNLETNPNSFIVGITEGGMKTNNVTLDHGREIRKTDIDFSNNVCLLGQDIREKLFPNIDPVGLNIKVDNKPLQVIGLMEKMPEFFGQSMDNYIVIPISTFESMYGKTGRSVEITVMSYGKQDYNAAIETAIGYMRTIRKVPPGEENDFDIFSNESLIGQINGITEGIRIGAMVISIIALLAAGVGIMNIMLVSVTERTREIGIRKAVGAKRSNILVQFLIEAIILCLIGGFIGILLGVGVGNLAGSFLNAEAAIPLDWVFIGLTLCVLVGIVFGTYPAYKAANLDPIEALRYE
- a CDS encoding NUDIX pyrophosphatase; this translates as MKIISNLIEAHIFRMIENKIEFLLLKRSDKEIYPGLWQMVSGRIKRSEKAFQTALREIQEETNLKPKKFWVVPNINSFYLPEKDLITFLPVFLVQVDSHSEVILSDEHSTYRWVSAQEAKKLLAWSGQKKSVDIIIEYLTKRKSYLNFVEIKI
- a CDS encoding sugar kinase, with translation MGLLVVGSLGLDTVSTPFDKVENALGGSATYISLAASYFGGPVRLVGIVGSDFPEQYIHTLEDHNIDLEGLQIVDGGKTFRWSGKYHYDLNVRDTLLTELNVFEKFNPIIPEKARKAKFICLGNIDPELQIKVLDQMDDPYFVVCDTMNYWIEGKKDELLRLLPRVNVLIINDSEARLLAHEPNLIKASREIRKLGPEILIIKKGEHGALLFTEDIVFSAPAYPMEMIYDPTGAGDSFAGGFIGYLFKSSDITPDNLKCAVVYGSAMASFCVEKFSTKGLEQLSYLMIKDRYREFLDLSRFDEK
- the mtnA gene encoding S-methyl-5-thioribose-1-phosphate isomerase, producing the protein MKNKDYFSFKFENDQLVFIDQTKLPFQEVYETTDQYERIASAIERLEIRGAPAIGITAGYALALSVKNTPKNLIQNKFSDALARLKRTRPTAVNLFIVLNEVENYFIQNSSDPNIFYKLLKFVEAIHKEDISFCDRIARNGLNIFAKKSNVLTHCNTGKLAAGGDGTAFNIIKFAHQNDLIFHVYADETRPLLQGSRLTAFELYNSEIPFSILTDSSAAFLMAQNKVDLVITGADRIALNGDAANKIGTYNLAVLCNYHNIPFYIAAPSSTIDRHIPAGNEIEIEYRSKKEILEFNGIPVCPAEIDAFNPAFDITPSHLISGIITEEGVFTFPYNFIQ
- the recO gene encoding DNA repair protein RecO is translated as MSEIVKTEAIVLGKMDFSDTSIITNLFTRDFGKFSLILKGGRNPKNRIGPLIDIPNYLNIVFYKKENRELQLLSNADSINHFPGIKNDYDKIIYAFAVVEIIKKLIPDNELHNKLFNGVVRILTLLNSSDEAVEILFSRFFLFFLEEIGFQVQLNECSICGKNQLHNQLLGFNFNSGIICEDCKINYKNSYQIDAELFKYLHCLKFSKKTESLKIDTANKAIEFMEKYLKFHIPDFQGIQSLKNNLRSV
- a CDS encoding Do family serine endopeptidase — its product is MKSKKMFGAAALIAIGIIFGALLITGFGWIRPGLSDIILGAAHPPVNLDADATAFSKAFIEVADKVTPTIVQINVVSETKDNPHENFFFFPFNEVPPEQRGSGSGIIISTDGYILTNNHVVENAKQVSVGLFDKRTFDATVVGTDPLTDLAVIKIDVENLPAAYLGDSDNLKVGQWVMAIGNPLSLSSTVTAGIVSAIGRGQLGLIKDSYGVENFIQTDAAINPGNSGGALVDLSGSVVGINSAIAAGNTGTYIGYGFAIPINLAKSVAKDLIANGKVNRGYIGVNIGEVDNAIAKSLGMDKPRGIIVQGIVPGGAAENSDVKAGDVILKIDGRDVNQPNELQSYVASKSAGSTVTLTIFRDGKELDKKVILKSRDNDTKIEPVTDKSKNDPKNESNSSTINFEELGLVTKNLSSKEKTEYNLDEGVLIADVKPFSKAEDQKLFKGLVIVEADKQTINSVDDLQNVIENKKGKAILLKVLDSKGNARYVGLEIPK
- the aroC gene encoding chorismate synthase; translated protein: MRFLTAGESHGKALTTIVEGFPSNMIVEKSIIDFQLQRRQAGYGRGLRMKIETDSVEILSGVRNKKSLGSPISFLIKNYDWENWKEQMSPYNENISEKISLPRPGHADLVGTQKYNSDDIRNSIERSSARETAARVAAGSVARIFLNHFGISVGSYVESIGGIYSHKSFYQKLLQNNLIEDFIASGLSDIADKSPVRVLEKSQENQIISKIKLAKKKGDTLGGNFIVVASGLPAGLGSFVHYDRKMDAAIAHSIMSINAVKAVSIGSGFLSADKYGSESHDEIILADKSFTRRTNNAGGIEGGVSTGLPIIVRAAMKPIATLMTPIQSIDLKNMKPADARRERSDFVAVPACSVIAEAMLAWTLADYFLQKFGGDSIEETSDNYQNYLSKNFIRVKKNFSIE